One part of the candidate division WOR-3 bacterium genome encodes these proteins:
- a CDS encoding DUF3078 domain-containing protein: MPVLLLGGADQGDALPALHVGTEGLESGFDRGEQNDPHRDTAGRVAALAGATPWNLAVDANLTFNQNAHTTNWGGGSTGLLAYAANSNMLAEKRLGSKVNTRNALQLAFGQTSTQDDSGSWGAPVKSTDEINFESVLRLTLGFVVDPYASAQVQSQFWDKGDTVADPFLNPLNLNEALGVARQIVKREKTELVSRLGFGLKQRLDERTSNQLSNTAA; the protein is encoded by the coding sequence CTGCCCGTTCTGCTTCTCGGCGGTGCCGATCAAGGCGACGCGCTGCCCGCACTGCACGTCGGAACTGAAGGCCTAGAGTCCGGATTCGACCGAGGGGAGCAAAATGACCCGCATCGGGATACTGCTGGCCGCGTCGCGGCCTTGGCCGGGGCAACGCCCTGGAACCTCGCGGTTGACGCCAACCTGACGTTCAACCAGAACGCCCACACGACCAACTGGGGCGGCGGCTCGACCGGCCTGCTCGCCTATGCCGCCAACTCGAATATGCTGGCCGAGAAACGGCTCGGCTCGAAGGTGAACACAAGAAACGCCTTGCAACTGGCTTTCGGCCAGACCTCGACCCAGGATGATTCCGGCAGTTGGGGCGCGCCGGTCAAATCTACCGACGAGATCAACTTCGAGTCGGTACTGCGCCTCACGCTCGGTTTCGTTGTCGACCCGTACGCCAGCGCGCAGGTTCAAAGCCAGTTCTGGGATAAAGGGGACACGGTCGCTGACCCGTTCCTCAACCCGCTGAACCTGAACGAGGCGCTCGGTGTCGCCCGCCAGATCGTCAAGCGCGAGAAGACCGAACTCGTCAGCCGGCTTGGCTTCGGCCTCAAGCAGCGGCTCGACGAGCGGACCTCGAACCAGCTCAGCAACACGGCGGCCTGA
- the lspA gene encoding signal peptidase II yields MVAALAPGTGPRPAQRHARPRGPEETGNRLRDPGGDSRMNPRSTDTQESEIRRSSLVTRRFLWGPRFWFIVTAVLALALDQLTKWLVLRYETLHVPHQLLGDALRVSLTMNPRGLFGLSYGPVWMHYVLPILVVIVVIVIGLRSSDRWFGIALGMILGGGVGNNLIDRVRFGSVVDFIDMGIGNTRWYTYNLADAFAVAGVIMILAHEFLGWGKNRPMAEGPKSTPVPPVSGQS; encoded by the coding sequence ATGGTGGCCGCTCTGGCGCCGGGGACGGGTCCTCGGCCGGCTCAGCGCCATGCCCGTCCACGTGGTCCAGAAGAAACCGGGAACCGGCTTCGGGACCCCGGGGGAGATTCACGAATGAACCCACGCTCCACGGATACTCAGGAATCCGAGATTCGTCGTTCGTCACTCGTCACTCGTCGTTTCCTCTGGGGCCCGCGGTTCTGGTTCATCGTTACGGCCGTGCTCGCCCTGGCGCTCGACCAGCTCACCAAGTGGCTGGTTCTACGGTACGAGACTCTGCACGTGCCGCACCAGTTGCTCGGCGATGCGCTCAGGGTCTCCCTGACGATGAACCCGCGGGGTTTATTCGGCCTGTCGTATGGTCCGGTCTGGATGCACTACGTCCTGCCGATTCTGGTTGTCATCGTCGTCATCGTCATCGGCCTGCGGAGCTCGGATCGCTGGTTCGGCATCGCCCTGGGGATGATTCTCGGCGGGGGCGTAGGCAACAATCTCATCGACCGGGTCCGCTTCGGCTCGGTCGTCGACTTCATCGACATGGGAATCGGTAACACCCGCTGGTACACCTACAACCTTGCCGACGCGTTCGCGGTGGCCGGAGTCATCATGATCCTCGCCCACGAGTTCCTCGGCTGGGGGAAGAACAGACCCATGGCCGAGGGTCCGAAGTCAACCCCAGTTCCGCCCGTTTCCGGACAGAGCTAG